A region from the Aegilops tauschii subsp. strangulata cultivar AL8/78 chromosome 5, Aet v6.0, whole genome shotgun sequence genome encodes:
- the LOC109784227 gene encoding zinc finger protein ZAT7, with protein MTKHQRASADQLVSLSLSLSLGAVADRNTKRTRRAAAAGGEFMCKTCDRSFPTFQALGGHRTSHLRGRNGLALALAGDQHSAKPKNTTEQKQAHECHVCGQGFEMGQALGGHMRRHREQEAAAAAVAQAPPVLLELFV; from the coding sequence ATGACGAAGCACCAGAGAGCATCGGCGGACCAGCTGGtgtccctctccctctcgctctcCCTCGGCGCCGTCGCCGACCGCAACACCAAGAGgacgcgccgcgccgccgccgccggcggggAGTTCATGTGCAAGACGTGCGACCGCTCCTTCCCGACGTTCCAGGCGCTCGGCGGGCACCGCACCAGCCACCTCCGCGGCCGCAACGGCCTCGCGCTCGCCCTCGCCGGGGATCAGCACTCCGCCAAGCCCAAGAATACTACGGAGCAGAAGCAGGCGCACGAGTGCCACGTCTGCGGGCAAGGGTTCGAGATGGGCCAGGCGCTCGGCGGCCACATGCGCCGGCACCGCGAgcaggaggccgccgccgccgccgtggcgCAGGCGCCGCCCGTTCTGCTCGAGCTGTTCGTCTAG
- the LOC109784225 gene encoding uncharacterized protein yields MDFKLIVILVACLFFCITNRGVHAGNADASSCRASDLVVSTKAEAGPGGRPQHFVSVINTCSCAQKNIKLACPGFNYTIDVYPASAIRRDRDGVHCTLLGGRPVGPARSVSFIYESSATFSFQPVSSTSVC; encoded by the exons ATGGACTTCAAACTAATAGTGATCCTTGTGGCCTGCTTGTTCTTTTGCATTACTAACAGAG GTGTTCACGCAGGCAACGCAGATGCATCCTCGTGCAGAGCTTCGGATCTCGTCGTCAGCACGAAGGCCGAGGCCGGCCCGGGAGGAAGACCGCAGCACTTCGTGAGCGTGATCAACACTTGCAGCTGCGCGCAGAAGAACATCAAGCTGGCGTGCCCGGGCTTCAACTACACCATCGATGTCTACCCGGCGAGCGCCATCAGGCGGGACCGCGACGGCGTGCACTGCACCCTCCTCGGCGGCCGCCCGGTGGGGCCTGCCCGGTCGGTTAGCTTCATCTACGAGTCGAGCGCAACCTTCAGCTTCCAGCCCGTCTCCTCCACCAGCGTCTGTTAG